The Labrus bergylta chromosome 15, fLabBer1.1, whole genome shotgun sequence genome includes a region encoding these proteins:
- the max gene encoding protein max isoform X6, translated as MSDNDDIEVDSDEDSPRYHNVADKRAHHNALERKRRDHIKDSFHSLRDSVPALQGEKQSTKQASRAQILDKATEYIQYMRRKNHTHQQDIDDLKRQNALLEQQVGAVRALEKVKGSTQLQANYSSSDSSLYTNPKGSAVSAFDGGSDSSSESEVEEPPNRKKLRVEAS; from the exons ATGAGTGATAACGATGATATCGAAGTCGATAGTGAC GAAGACTCACCGAGATATCACAATGTG GCAGACAAACGGGCACACCACAATGCGCTGGAGCGCAAACGTAGGGACCACATCAAAGACAGCTTTCACAGCCTCCGGGACTCGGTACCGGCCCTGCAGGGAGAAAAG CAGTCTACCAAACAGGCGTCGCGGGCTCAAATCTTAGACAAAGCCACAGAGTACATCCAGTACATGAGGcgaaaaaaccacacacaccaGCAGGACATCGACGACCTGAAGAGGCAGAACGCTCTGCTGGAGCAGCAA gtgggtGCAGTCCGTGCTCTGGAGAAGGTGAAGGGCTCCACTCAGCTCCAGGCCAACTACTCGTCGTCCGACAGCAGCCTTTACACCAATCCCAAAGGCAGCGCGGTGTCAGCGTTCGACGGAGGCTCAGACTCCAGCTCTGAGTCGGAGGTCGAGGAGCCGCCCAACAGGAAGAAGCTCCGCGTGGAGGCCAGCTAG
- the max gene encoding protein max isoform X1 produces MSDNDDIEVDSDEDSPRYHNVADKRAHHNALERKRRDHIKDSFHSLRDSVPALQGEKVGNAQPAGPPGTQKTHQSTKQASRAQILDKATEYIQYMRRKNHTHQQDIDDLKRQNALLEQQVGAVRALEKVKGSTQLQANYSSSDSSLYTNPKGSAVSAFDGGSDSSSESEVEEPPNRKKLRVEAS; encoded by the exons ATGAGTGATAACGATGATATCGAAGTCGATAGTGAC GAAGACTCACCGAGATATCACAATGTG GCAGACAAACGGGCACACCACAATGCGCTGGAGCGCAAACGTAGGGACCACATCAAAGACAGCTTTCACAGCCTCCGGGACTCGGTACCGGCCCTGCAGGGAGAAAAGGTTGGTAATGCTCAGCCTGCAGGTCCCCCAGGCACACAAAAGACTCAT CAGTCTACCAAACAGGCGTCGCGGGCTCAAATCTTAGACAAAGCCACAGAGTACATCCAGTACATGAGGcgaaaaaaccacacacaccaGCAGGACATCGACGACCTGAAGAGGCAGAACGCTCTGCTGGAGCAGCAA gtgggtGCAGTCCGTGCTCTGGAGAAGGTGAAGGGCTCCACTCAGCTCCAGGCCAACTACTCGTCGTCCGACAGCAGCCTTTACACCAATCCCAAAGGCAGCGCGGTGTCAGCGTTCGACGGAGGCTCAGACTCCAGCTCTGAGTCGGAGGTCGAGGAGCCGCCCAACAGGAAGAAGCTCCGCGTGGAGGCCAGCTAG
- the max gene encoding protein max isoform X12 — MSDNDDIEVDSDADKRAHHNALERKRRDHIKDSFHSLRDSVPALQGEKASRAQILDKATEYIQYMRRKNHTHQQDIDDLKRQNALLEQQVGAVRALEKVKGSTQLQANYSSSDSSLYTNPKGSAVSAFDGGSDSSSESEVEEPPNRKKLRVEAS; from the exons ATGAGTGATAACGATGATATCGAAGTCGATAGTGAC GCAGACAAACGGGCACACCACAATGCGCTGGAGCGCAAACGTAGGGACCACATCAAAGACAGCTTTCACAGCCTCCGGGACTCGGTACCGGCCCTGCAGGGAGAAAAG GCGTCGCGGGCTCAAATCTTAGACAAAGCCACAGAGTACATCCAGTACATGAGGcgaaaaaaccacacacaccaGCAGGACATCGACGACCTGAAGAGGCAGAACGCTCTGCTGGAGCAGCAA gtgggtGCAGTCCGTGCTCTGGAGAAGGTGAAGGGCTCCACTCAGCTCCAGGCCAACTACTCGTCGTCCGACAGCAGCCTTTACACCAATCCCAAAGGCAGCGCGGTGTCAGCGTTCGACGGAGGCTCAGACTCCAGCTCTGAGTCGGAGGTCGAGGAGCCGCCCAACAGGAAGAAGCTCCGCGTGGAGGCCAGCTAG
- the max gene encoding protein max isoform X10: MSDNDDIEVDSDADKRAHHNALERKRRDHIKDSFHSLRDSVPALQGEKQSTKQASRAQILDKATEYIQYMRRKNHTHQQDIDDLKRQNALLEQQVGAVRALEKVKGSTQLQANYSSSDSSLYTNPKGSAVSAFDGGSDSSSESEVEEPPNRKKLRVEAS, translated from the exons ATGAGTGATAACGATGATATCGAAGTCGATAGTGAC GCAGACAAACGGGCACACCACAATGCGCTGGAGCGCAAACGTAGGGACCACATCAAAGACAGCTTTCACAGCCTCCGGGACTCGGTACCGGCCCTGCAGGGAGAAAAG CAGTCTACCAAACAGGCGTCGCGGGCTCAAATCTTAGACAAAGCCACAGAGTACATCCAGTACATGAGGcgaaaaaaccacacacaccaGCAGGACATCGACGACCTGAAGAGGCAGAACGCTCTGCTGGAGCAGCAA gtgggtGCAGTCCGTGCTCTGGAGAAGGTGAAGGGCTCCACTCAGCTCCAGGCCAACTACTCGTCGTCCGACAGCAGCCTTTACACCAATCCCAAAGGCAGCGCGGTGTCAGCGTTCGACGGAGGCTCAGACTCCAGCTCTGAGTCGGAGGTCGAGGAGCCGCCCAACAGGAAGAAGCTCCGCGTGGAGGCCAGCTAG
- the max gene encoding protein max isoform X13: MSDNDDIEVDSDADKRAHHNALERKRRDHIKDSFHSLRDSVPALQGEKASRAQILDKATEYIQYMRRKNHTHQQDIDDLKRQNALLEQQVRALEKVKGSTQLQANYSSSDSSLYTNPKGSAVSAFDGGSDSSSESEVEEPPNRKKLRVEAS, encoded by the exons ATGAGTGATAACGATGATATCGAAGTCGATAGTGAC GCAGACAAACGGGCACACCACAATGCGCTGGAGCGCAAACGTAGGGACCACATCAAAGACAGCTTTCACAGCCTCCGGGACTCGGTACCGGCCCTGCAGGGAGAAAAG GCGTCGCGGGCTCAAATCTTAGACAAAGCCACAGAGTACATCCAGTACATGAGGcgaaaaaaccacacacaccaGCAGGACATCGACGACCTGAAGAGGCAGAACGCTCTGCTGGAGCAGCAAG TCCGTGCTCTGGAGAAGGTGAAGGGCTCCACTCAGCTCCAGGCCAACTACTCGTCGTCCGACAGCAGCCTTTACACCAATCCCAAAGGCAGCGCGGTGTCAGCGTTCGACGGAGGCTCAGACTCCAGCTCTGAGTCGGAGGTCGAGGAGCCGCCCAACAGGAAGAAGCTCCGCGTGGAGGCCAGCTAG
- the max gene encoding protein max isoform X5 encodes MSDNDDIEVDSDADKRAHHNALERKRRDHIKDSFHSLRDSVPALQGEKVGNAQPAGPPGTQKTHQSTKQASRAQILDKATEYIQYMRRKNHTHQQDIDDLKRQNALLEQQVGAVRALEKVKGSTQLQANYSSSDSSLYTNPKGSAVSAFDGGSDSSSESEVEEPPNRKKLRVEAS; translated from the exons ATGAGTGATAACGATGATATCGAAGTCGATAGTGAC GCAGACAAACGGGCACACCACAATGCGCTGGAGCGCAAACGTAGGGACCACATCAAAGACAGCTTTCACAGCCTCCGGGACTCGGTACCGGCCCTGCAGGGAGAAAAGGTTGGTAATGCTCAGCCTGCAGGTCCCCCAGGCACACAAAAGACTCAT CAGTCTACCAAACAGGCGTCGCGGGCTCAAATCTTAGACAAAGCCACAGAGTACATCCAGTACATGAGGcgaaaaaaccacacacaccaGCAGGACATCGACGACCTGAAGAGGCAGAACGCTCTGCTGGAGCAGCAA gtgggtGCAGTCCGTGCTCTGGAGAAGGTGAAGGGCTCCACTCAGCTCCAGGCCAACTACTCGTCGTCCGACAGCAGCCTTTACACCAATCCCAAAGGCAGCGCGGTGTCAGCGTTCGACGGAGGCTCAGACTCCAGCTCTGAGTCGGAGGTCGAGGAGCCGCCCAACAGGAAGAAGCTCCGCGTGGAGGCCAGCTAG
- the max gene encoding protein max isoform X11, with protein MSDNDDIEVDSDADKRAHHNALERKRRDHIKDSFHSLRDSVPALQGEKQSTKQASRAQILDKATEYIQYMRRKNHTHQQDIDDLKRQNALLEQQVRALEKVKGSTQLQANYSSSDSSLYTNPKGSAVSAFDGGSDSSSESEVEEPPNRKKLRVEAS; from the exons ATGAGTGATAACGATGATATCGAAGTCGATAGTGAC GCAGACAAACGGGCACACCACAATGCGCTGGAGCGCAAACGTAGGGACCACATCAAAGACAGCTTTCACAGCCTCCGGGACTCGGTACCGGCCCTGCAGGGAGAAAAG CAGTCTACCAAACAGGCGTCGCGGGCTCAAATCTTAGACAAAGCCACAGAGTACATCCAGTACATGAGGcgaaaaaaccacacacaccaGCAGGACATCGACGACCTGAAGAGGCAGAACGCTCTGCTGGAGCAGCAAG TCCGTGCTCTGGAGAAGGTGAAGGGCTCCACTCAGCTCCAGGCCAACTACTCGTCGTCCGACAGCAGCCTTTACACCAATCCCAAAGGCAGCGCGGTGTCAGCGTTCGACGGAGGCTCAGACTCCAGCTCTGAGTCGGAGGTCGAGGAGCCGCCCAACAGGAAGAAGCTCCGCGTGGAGGCCAGCTAG
- the max gene encoding protein max isoform X9 has translation MSDNDDIEVDSDEDSPRYHNVADKRAHHNALERKRRDHIKDSFHSLRDSVPALQGEKASRAQILDKATEYIQYMRRKNHTHQQDIDDLKRQNALLEQQVRALEKVKGSTQLQANYSSSDSSLYTNPKGSAVSAFDGGSDSSSESEVEEPPNRKKLRVEAS, from the exons ATGAGTGATAACGATGATATCGAAGTCGATAGTGAC GAAGACTCACCGAGATATCACAATGTG GCAGACAAACGGGCACACCACAATGCGCTGGAGCGCAAACGTAGGGACCACATCAAAGACAGCTTTCACAGCCTCCGGGACTCGGTACCGGCCCTGCAGGGAGAAAAG GCGTCGCGGGCTCAAATCTTAGACAAAGCCACAGAGTACATCCAGTACATGAGGcgaaaaaaccacacacaccaGCAGGACATCGACGACCTGAAGAGGCAGAACGCTCTGCTGGAGCAGCAAG TCCGTGCTCTGGAGAAGGTGAAGGGCTCCACTCAGCTCCAGGCCAACTACTCGTCGTCCGACAGCAGCCTTTACACCAATCCCAAAGGCAGCGCGGTGTCAGCGTTCGACGGAGGCTCAGACTCCAGCTCTGAGTCGGAGGTCGAGGAGCCGCCCAACAGGAAGAAGCTCCGCGTGGAGGCCAGCTAG
- the max gene encoding protein max isoform X2 produces MSDNDDIEVDSDEDSPRYHNVADKRAHHNALERKRRDHIKDSFHSLRDSVPALQGEKVGNAQPAGPPGTQKTHQSTKQASRAQILDKATEYIQYMRRKNHTHQQDIDDLKRQNALLEQQVRALEKVKGSTQLQANYSSSDSSLYTNPKGSAVSAFDGGSDSSSESEVEEPPNRKKLRVEAS; encoded by the exons ATGAGTGATAACGATGATATCGAAGTCGATAGTGAC GAAGACTCACCGAGATATCACAATGTG GCAGACAAACGGGCACACCACAATGCGCTGGAGCGCAAACGTAGGGACCACATCAAAGACAGCTTTCACAGCCTCCGGGACTCGGTACCGGCCCTGCAGGGAGAAAAGGTTGGTAATGCTCAGCCTGCAGGTCCCCCAGGCACACAAAAGACTCAT CAGTCTACCAAACAGGCGTCGCGGGCTCAAATCTTAGACAAAGCCACAGAGTACATCCAGTACATGAGGcgaaaaaaccacacacaccaGCAGGACATCGACGACCTGAAGAGGCAGAACGCTCTGCTGGAGCAGCAAG TCCGTGCTCTGGAGAAGGTGAAGGGCTCCACTCAGCTCCAGGCCAACTACTCGTCGTCCGACAGCAGCCTTTACACCAATCCCAAAGGCAGCGCGGTGTCAGCGTTCGACGGAGGCTCAGACTCCAGCTCTGAGTCGGAGGTCGAGGAGCCGCCCAACAGGAAGAAGCTCCGCGTGGAGGCCAGCTAG
- the max gene encoding protein max isoform X8, which yields MSDNDDIEVDSDEDSPRYHNVADKRAHHNALERKRRDHIKDSFHSLRDSVPALQGEKASRAQILDKATEYIQYMRRKNHTHQQDIDDLKRQNALLEQQVGAVRALEKVKGSTQLQANYSSSDSSLYTNPKGSAVSAFDGGSDSSSESEVEEPPNRKKLRVEAS from the exons ATGAGTGATAACGATGATATCGAAGTCGATAGTGAC GAAGACTCACCGAGATATCACAATGTG GCAGACAAACGGGCACACCACAATGCGCTGGAGCGCAAACGTAGGGACCACATCAAAGACAGCTTTCACAGCCTCCGGGACTCGGTACCGGCCCTGCAGGGAGAAAAG GCGTCGCGGGCTCAAATCTTAGACAAAGCCACAGAGTACATCCAGTACATGAGGcgaaaaaaccacacacaccaGCAGGACATCGACGACCTGAAGAGGCAGAACGCTCTGCTGGAGCAGCAA gtgggtGCAGTCCGTGCTCTGGAGAAGGTGAAGGGCTCCACTCAGCTCCAGGCCAACTACTCGTCGTCCGACAGCAGCCTTTACACCAATCCCAAAGGCAGCGCGGTGTCAGCGTTCGACGGAGGCTCAGACTCCAGCTCTGAGTCGGAGGTCGAGGAGCCGCCCAACAGGAAGAAGCTCCGCGTGGAGGCCAGCTAG
- the max gene encoding protein max isoform X3 — MSDNDDIEVDSDEDSPRYHNVADKRAHHNALERKRRDHIKDSFHSLRDSVPALQGEKVGNAQPAGPPGTQKTHASRAQILDKATEYIQYMRRKNHTHQQDIDDLKRQNALLEQQVGAVRALEKVKGSTQLQANYSSSDSSLYTNPKGSAVSAFDGGSDSSSESEVEEPPNRKKLRVEAS, encoded by the exons ATGAGTGATAACGATGATATCGAAGTCGATAGTGAC GAAGACTCACCGAGATATCACAATGTG GCAGACAAACGGGCACACCACAATGCGCTGGAGCGCAAACGTAGGGACCACATCAAAGACAGCTTTCACAGCCTCCGGGACTCGGTACCGGCCCTGCAGGGAGAAAAGGTTGGTAATGCTCAGCCTGCAGGTCCCCCAGGCACACAAAAGACTCAT GCGTCGCGGGCTCAAATCTTAGACAAAGCCACAGAGTACATCCAGTACATGAGGcgaaaaaaccacacacaccaGCAGGACATCGACGACCTGAAGAGGCAGAACGCTCTGCTGGAGCAGCAA gtgggtGCAGTCCGTGCTCTGGAGAAGGTGAAGGGCTCCACTCAGCTCCAGGCCAACTACTCGTCGTCCGACAGCAGCCTTTACACCAATCCCAAAGGCAGCGCGGTGTCAGCGTTCGACGGAGGCTCAGACTCCAGCTCTGAGTCGGAGGTCGAGGAGCCGCCCAACAGGAAGAAGCTCCGCGTGGAGGCCAGCTAG
- the max gene encoding protein max isoform X4, protein MSDNDDIEVDSDEDSPRYHNVADKRAHHNALERKRRDHIKDSFHSLRDSVPALQGEKVGNAQPAGPPGTQKTHASRAQILDKATEYIQYMRRKNHTHQQDIDDLKRQNALLEQQVRALEKVKGSTQLQANYSSSDSSLYTNPKGSAVSAFDGGSDSSSESEVEEPPNRKKLRVEAS, encoded by the exons ATGAGTGATAACGATGATATCGAAGTCGATAGTGAC GAAGACTCACCGAGATATCACAATGTG GCAGACAAACGGGCACACCACAATGCGCTGGAGCGCAAACGTAGGGACCACATCAAAGACAGCTTTCACAGCCTCCGGGACTCGGTACCGGCCCTGCAGGGAGAAAAGGTTGGTAATGCTCAGCCTGCAGGTCCCCCAGGCACACAAAAGACTCAT GCGTCGCGGGCTCAAATCTTAGACAAAGCCACAGAGTACATCCAGTACATGAGGcgaaaaaaccacacacaccaGCAGGACATCGACGACCTGAAGAGGCAGAACGCTCTGCTGGAGCAGCAAG TCCGTGCTCTGGAGAAGGTGAAGGGCTCCACTCAGCTCCAGGCCAACTACTCGTCGTCCGACAGCAGCCTTTACACCAATCCCAAAGGCAGCGCGGTGTCAGCGTTCGACGGAGGCTCAGACTCCAGCTCTGAGTCGGAGGTCGAGGAGCCGCCCAACAGGAAGAAGCTCCGCGTGGAGGCCAGCTAG
- the max gene encoding protein max isoform X7, producing the protein MSDNDDIEVDSDEDSPRYHNVADKRAHHNALERKRRDHIKDSFHSLRDSVPALQGEKQSTKQASRAQILDKATEYIQYMRRKNHTHQQDIDDLKRQNALLEQQVRALEKVKGSTQLQANYSSSDSSLYTNPKGSAVSAFDGGSDSSSESEVEEPPNRKKLRVEAS; encoded by the exons ATGAGTGATAACGATGATATCGAAGTCGATAGTGAC GAAGACTCACCGAGATATCACAATGTG GCAGACAAACGGGCACACCACAATGCGCTGGAGCGCAAACGTAGGGACCACATCAAAGACAGCTTTCACAGCCTCCGGGACTCGGTACCGGCCCTGCAGGGAGAAAAG CAGTCTACCAAACAGGCGTCGCGGGCTCAAATCTTAGACAAAGCCACAGAGTACATCCAGTACATGAGGcgaaaaaaccacacacaccaGCAGGACATCGACGACCTGAAGAGGCAGAACGCTCTGCTGGAGCAGCAAG TCCGTGCTCTGGAGAAGGTGAAGGGCTCCACTCAGCTCCAGGCCAACTACTCGTCGTCCGACAGCAGCCTTTACACCAATCCCAAAGGCAGCGCGGTGTCAGCGTTCGACGGAGGCTCAGACTCCAGCTCTGAGTCGGAGGTCGAGGAGCCGCCCAACAGGAAGAAGCTCCGCGTGGAGGCCAGCTAG